The Paenibacillus tianjinensis genome has a window encoding:
- the rpoE gene encoding DNA-directed RNA polymerase subunit delta gives MSTPLNLKLDPEKVKEMPMVDLAFLVLKAANTPYYYRDLMVEVAKLRGMTDQESQDTIAQLYTEINIDGRFACVGTNLWGLKRWYPLERSDDPVGNTKRVRIINDEDDDLEDDDFTEEEENYAAEEEDFDAIDEDRDDLYSDDDSEEEVDEDVVIDEDDDIDEDDTDEDSEDGDIDDADEDEDDDY, from the coding sequence GTGAGTACGCCACTCAATTTAAAGCTGGACCCTGAGAAAGTTAAAGAAATGCCGATGGTGGACCTGGCTTTCCTGGTGCTCAAAGCAGCCAATACACCTTATTATTATCGTGATCTGATGGTCGAAGTGGCCAAGCTGCGCGGTATGACCGATCAAGAAAGCCAAGATACTATCGCTCAGTTATATACCGAGATTAACATCGACGGACGGTTTGCCTGTGTCGGAACCAACCTGTGGGGACTGAAACGCTGGTATCCGCTGGAACGCTCTGATGATCCTGTCGGCAATACCAAACGCGTGCGCATCATTAACGATGAGGACGACGATCTGGAAGATGACGACTTCACGGAAGAAGAAGAGAATTATGCTGCTGAGGAAGAGGATTTCGACGCTATCGACGAAGATCGCGATGACCTCTATTCCGACGACGACAGCGAAGAAGAAGTGGACGAAGATGTTGTCATTGATGAAGACGACGACATTGACGAAGACGACACGGATGAAGACTCCGAAGACGGTGATATTGATGATGCCGACGAGGACGAAGACGACGATTATTAG
- a CDS encoding CTP synthase, with translation MTKYIFVTGGVVSSLGKGITAASLGRLLKNRGLKVTIQKFDPYINVDPGTMSPYQHGEVFVTDDGAETDLDLGHYERFIDINLSKNSNVTTGKIYSSVISKERRGEYLGGTVQVIPHITNEIKERVFRAGRETGSDVVITEIGGTVGDIESLPFMEAIRQIKSDIGRENVMYIHVTLIPYIKAAGEVKTKPTQHSVKELRSIGIQPNVIVCRTEYPLTEDMKAKLALFCDIDANAVVECRDASTLYEVPLNLRDEGLDEIVVNHLKLTTPAPDMREWESMLERIQKLERTVEIAIVGKYVALHDAYLSVVESLSHAGFAANAEVKIRWVDAEQVTDENVDELLGGIGGILVPGGFGDRGIEGKISAIRYAREQSIPFFGICLGMQVSVIEYGRSMLGLAGANSSEIDPATPHPLIDLLPEQKDIEDMGGTMRLGLYPCKLLPDSLAMSCYDDELVYERHRHRYEFNNAYRDEMEKAGLVFSGTSPDGRLVEIVELPGHPWFLSVQFHPEFTSRPNRPQPLFREFVKASLTHSEQL, from the coding sequence GTGACAAAGTATATTTTTGTAACGGGTGGCGTTGTGTCTTCCCTTGGCAAAGGCATTACCGCCGCTTCGCTGGGCAGGCTGCTCAAAAACAGAGGTCTGAAGGTGACGATCCAGAAATTTGATCCTTACATTAACGTAGACCCTGGAACCATGAGTCCTTATCAGCATGGGGAAGTATTTGTGACCGACGATGGTGCGGAGACTGACCTTGACCTTGGACACTATGAGCGGTTTATTGACATTAATCTGTCCAAGAACAGTAATGTAACGACAGGGAAGATTTATTCCTCTGTGATCAGCAAAGAACGGCGCGGCGAATACTTGGGCGGAACGGTTCAGGTTATCCCGCATATCACGAATGAGATCAAAGAACGCGTATTCCGTGCGGGCCGCGAGACAGGTTCGGATGTAGTAATTACTGAAATCGGCGGTACTGTAGGCGATATTGAGAGCCTGCCGTTCATGGAAGCCATCCGTCAGATCAAGAGTGACATCGGCCGGGAAAATGTAATGTATATTCACGTAACCCTGATTCCATATATCAAGGCTGCAGGGGAAGTGAAGACCAAGCCGACACAGCATAGCGTGAAAGAGCTGCGCAGCATCGGGATTCAGCCTAATGTGATCGTATGCCGTACGGAGTATCCTCTGACCGAAGATATGAAGGCCAAGCTTGCGTTGTTCTGCGATATCGATGCGAATGCCGTAGTGGAATGCCGCGATGCTTCAACGCTGTATGAGGTTCCTCTTAACCTTCGTGATGAAGGATTGGATGAGATTGTAGTCAATCACCTGAAGCTGACCACACCAGCACCGGATATGCGTGAATGGGAGAGCATGCTGGAGCGGATCCAGAAGCTGGAACGCACAGTTGAAATCGCCATTGTCGGCAAGTATGTAGCTTTGCATGATGCTTACTTAAGCGTAGTAGAGTCCCTCTCGCATGCAGGTTTCGCAGCCAACGCGGAAGTGAAGATCCGCTGGGTCGATGCGGAACAGGTTACAGATGAGAATGTGGACGAACTGCTAGGCGGAATCGGCGGGATTCTCGTTCCCGGCGGCTTCGGGGACCGGGGGATTGAAGGGAAAATCTCCGCAATCCGTTATGCCCGTGAGCAGTCCATTCCTTTCTTCGGTATTTGCCTGGGTATGCAGGTATCCGTAATCGAGTACGGCCGTTCCATGCTGGGACTGGCTGGGGCGAACAGCTCGGAGATCGATCCGGCTACACCGCATCCGCTAATTGATCTGCTGCCTGAGCAGAAGGACATCGAAGATATGGGCGGCACGATGCGTCTTGGCCTGTATCCTTGCAAGCTTTTGCCGGATTCCCTGGCAATGTCCTGCTATGACGATGAACTGGTCTATGAACGTCACCGTCACCGGTATGAATTCAACAATGCTTACCGGGATGAGATGGAAAAAGCAGGCCTTGTGTTTTCTGGAACATCACCGGACGGGCGTCTGGTAGAAATCGTGGAACTTCCGGGACACCCGTGGTTCCTGTCGGTACAATTCCATCCGGAATTTACTTCCCGTCCGAATCGCCCGCAGCCGCTCTTCCGTGAATTTGTCAAAGCTTCTCTGACCCATTCCGAGCAGCTGTAA
- a CDS encoding response regulator, producing the protein MKKGKVLIVDDQNGIRILLMEVFNSEGYTTYQAANGKTAIEIVQKESPDLVLLDMKIPGMDGLEILKHLKEINPAIKVIMMTAYGELDMIKEATKLGALMHFTKPFDIDEMRVAVNMHLQDKPVDHLG; encoded by the coding sequence ATGAAAAAAGGGAAAGTTTTAATTGTCGATGATCAGAACGGAATCCGAATTCTCCTCATGGAAGTGTTTAATAGCGAAGGGTATACCACCTATCAAGCGGCTAACGGTAAAACAGCAATCGAAATTGTCCAGAAAGAATCCCCAGACTTGGTTCTGCTCGATATGAAAATTCCGGGAATGGATGGGCTGGAAATCCTTAAGCATTTGAAGGAGATTAATCCGGCTATTAAAGTGATTATGATGACGGCATACGGAGAACTGGACATGATTAAGGAAGCGACAAAACTGGGGGCGCTTATGCACTTTACCAAGCCGTTTGACATTGATGAGATGCGGGTAGCAGTGAATATGCA